One stretch of Vulpes lagopus strain Blue_001 chromosome 12, ASM1834538v1, whole genome shotgun sequence DNA includes these proteins:
- the LOC121473301 gene encoding 2',3'-cyclic-nucleotide 3'-phosphodiesterase isoform X1 has protein sequence MNRSFSRKSHTFLPKIFFRKMSSSGAKDKPELQFPFLQDEETVATLQECKTLFILRGLPGSGKSTLARVIVDRYRDGTKMVSADAYKITPGARGDFSEEYKRLDEDLAAYCRRDVRVLVLDDTNHERERLEQLFELADQYQYQVVLVEPKTAWRLDCAQLKEKNQWQLSADELKKLKPGLEKDFLPLYFGWFLTKKSSESLRKAGQAFLEELGNHKAFKKELRHFVSGDEPREKIELVTYFGKRPPGVLHCTTKFCDYGKAAGADEYAQQDVVKKSYCKAFTLTITALFVTPKTAGARVELSEQELPLWPNDVDKLSPSDSLPRGSRAHITLGCAGDVEPVQTGIDLLEIVRQEKGGSRGEEVGELNRGKLYSLGNGRWLLSLAKKLEVRAIFTGYYGKGKPVPTHGSRKGGALQSCTII, from the exons ATG AACAGAAGCTTCTCCCGAAAGAGCCACACGTTCCTGCCCAAGATCTTCTTCCGCAAAATGTCATCCTCGGGGGCCAAGGACAAGCCTGAGCTGCAGTTTCCTTTCCTGCAGGATGAGGAGACGGTGGCCACGCTGCAAGAGTGCAAGACGCTCTTCATCTTGCGCGGCCTGCCGGGGAGCGGCAAGTCCACCCTGGCCCGCGTCATCGTGGACAGGTACCGAGATGGCACCAAGATGGTGTCCGCCGACGCTTACAAGATCACCCCCGGCGCGCGAGGAGACTTCTCTGAGGAGTACAAGCGGCTGGACGAGGACCTGGCTGCCTACTGCCGCCGGGACGTCCGGGTCCTGGTGCTGGATGACACCAACCACGAGCGGGAGCGGCTGGAGCAGCTCTTCGAGCTGGCCGACCAGTACCAGTACCAGGTGGTGCTGGTGGAGCCCAAGACGGCGTGGCGGCTGGACTGCGCCCAGCTCAAGGAGAAGAACCAGTGGCAGCTGTCGGCCGACGAGCTCAAGAAGCTGAAGCCGGGGCTGGAGAAGGACTTCCTGCCGCTCTACTTCGGCTGGTTCCTGACCAAGAAGAGTTCCGAGAGCCTCCGCAAAGCCGGCCaggccttcctggaggagctggggaATCACAAGGCCTTCAAGAAGGAGCTGCGACACT TTGTCTCTGGGGATGAGCCCAGAGAGAAGATTGAGCTGGTCACCTACTTTGGGAAGAGACCCCCAGGCGTGCTGCACTGCACAACCAAGTTCTGTGACTACGGGAAGGCTGCCGGGGCAGACGAGTATGCCCAGCAGGAT GTGGTGAAGAAGTCTTACTGCAAGGCCTTCACGCTGACCATCACTGCCCTCTTTGTGACGCCCAAGACTGCTGGAGCCCGGGTGGAGCTGAGCGAGCAGGAGCTGCCATTGTGGCCAAATGACGTGGACAAGCTGTCCCCTTCTGACAGCCTGCCCCGGGGAAGCCGGGCTCACATCACCCTCGGCTGTGCGGGTGACGTGGAGCCCGTGCAGACGGGCATTGACCTCCTGGAGATTGTGCGGCAGGAGAAGGGGGGCAGCCGAGGTGAGGAGGTGGGTGAGCTAAACCGGGGCAAACTCTACTCCTTGGGCAATGGGCGCTGGCTGCTGAGCCTGGCCAAGAAGCTAGAGGTCAGGGCCATCTTCACAGGGTACTACGGGAAGGGCAAACCTGTGCCCACGCACGGCAGCCGCAAGGGAGGCGCCTTGCAGTCCTGCACCATCATCTGA
- the LOC121473301 gene encoding 2',3'-cyclic-nucleotide 3'-phosphodiesterase isoform X2, whose translation MSSSGAKDKPELQFPFLQDEETVATLQECKTLFILRGLPGSGKSTLARVIVDRYRDGTKMVSADAYKITPGARGDFSEEYKRLDEDLAAYCRRDVRVLVLDDTNHERERLEQLFELADQYQYQVVLVEPKTAWRLDCAQLKEKNQWQLSADELKKLKPGLEKDFLPLYFGWFLTKKSSESLRKAGQAFLEELGNHKAFKKELRHFVSGDEPREKIELVTYFGKRPPGVLHCTTKFCDYGKAAGADEYAQQDVVKKSYCKAFTLTITALFVTPKTAGARVELSEQELPLWPNDVDKLSPSDSLPRGSRAHITLGCAGDVEPVQTGIDLLEIVRQEKGGSRGEEVGELNRGKLYSLGNGRWLLSLAKKLEVRAIFTGYYGKGKPVPTHGSRKGGALQSCTII comes from the exons ATGTCATCCTCGGGGGCCAAGGACAAGCCTGAGCTGCAGTTTCCTTTCCTGCAGGATGAGGAGACGGTGGCCACGCTGCAAGAGTGCAAGACGCTCTTCATCTTGCGCGGCCTGCCGGGGAGCGGCAAGTCCACCCTGGCCCGCGTCATCGTGGACAGGTACCGAGATGGCACCAAGATGGTGTCCGCCGACGCTTACAAGATCACCCCCGGCGCGCGAGGAGACTTCTCTGAGGAGTACAAGCGGCTGGACGAGGACCTGGCTGCCTACTGCCGCCGGGACGTCCGGGTCCTGGTGCTGGATGACACCAACCACGAGCGGGAGCGGCTGGAGCAGCTCTTCGAGCTGGCCGACCAGTACCAGTACCAGGTGGTGCTGGTGGAGCCCAAGACGGCGTGGCGGCTGGACTGCGCCCAGCTCAAGGAGAAGAACCAGTGGCAGCTGTCGGCCGACGAGCTCAAGAAGCTGAAGCCGGGGCTGGAGAAGGACTTCCTGCCGCTCTACTTCGGCTGGTTCCTGACCAAGAAGAGTTCCGAGAGCCTCCGCAAAGCCGGCCaggccttcctggaggagctggggaATCACAAGGCCTTCAAGAAGGAGCTGCGACACT TTGTCTCTGGGGATGAGCCCAGAGAGAAGATTGAGCTGGTCACCTACTTTGGGAAGAGACCCCCAGGCGTGCTGCACTGCACAACCAAGTTCTGTGACTACGGGAAGGCTGCCGGGGCAGACGAGTATGCCCAGCAGGAT GTGGTGAAGAAGTCTTACTGCAAGGCCTTCACGCTGACCATCACTGCCCTCTTTGTGACGCCCAAGACTGCTGGAGCCCGGGTGGAGCTGAGCGAGCAGGAGCTGCCATTGTGGCCAAATGACGTGGACAAGCTGTCCCCTTCTGACAGCCTGCCCCGGGGAAGCCGGGCTCACATCACCCTCGGCTGTGCGGGTGACGTGGAGCCCGTGCAGACGGGCATTGACCTCCTGGAGATTGTGCGGCAGGAGAAGGGGGGCAGCCGAGGTGAGGAGGTGGGTGAGCTAAACCGGGGCAAACTCTACTCCTTGGGCAATGGGCGCTGGCTGCTGAGCCTGGCCAAGAAGCTAGAGGTCAGGGCCATCTTCACAGGGTACTACGGGAAGGGCAAACCTGTGCCCACGCACGGCAGCCGCAAGGGAGGCGCCTTGCAGTCCTGCACCATCATCTGA